The sequence CATGTCTGAGATCGATCATAGGGAGGGGAAGCCAACAAGATCTTGGAGTCCCGGTCGTCGACGAACTCACGAACGTACGTCTGCGTGAGCTGCCAGTCCGGCACACGCTCGATCAGCCACACCACCGACGACGTATTACGACACCATTACAGAATCGGAAGGCGACTCGCATCATCTCTCTCTGTAGTAATATATATGGAGGCAAGGTTAGGCATATGGAAATTAATTAAGAGACAGAAGCAAAACACCAATATATACTAAGCAGATCACCggcgcatcgatcgatcggcgatGAGGACATCACCGGAGATCAGTGCGAGGCTGTTCGTGGGCCGCGTTGCTCCGGGCACCGGCAAAgcggagctccgccgccacttCAAGGTCTATGGCGATGTGGCCGACATCTGGCTGCGCCATGACCGCCCCTTCGCCTTCGTCCAGTTCATCCAGcccgcccacgccgcccgcgCTCTCGCCCACAAGGACCACTTCATCAACGGCCGCAAGGTACGTACTCGTTCCGTTTCATAATACAagcgtttgactttttttcctaattaaacTTCGTTAAGTTTCgttaagtttatataaaaatttagcaaaatctaaaatctaaaattagttttttaaaactaacattaaatatattttgataatatgtttgtttcgtGTTAAAAttagtattatatttttctataaacttgatcaaacttaaagaaattttactagaaaaaaagtcaaacgacttataatatgaaacagaggaagtacctAGCCTACCTAGTTACTACAGTATTGCCTAATTAACAGTTtaaccttaattaattaatcggaAAACCTTTTTTTCTGTATTATACAGGTATACATTAGAGTAGCACAACCAACAAAGGTCATCAGGAGGATTAGCTAATGAAATGTCCAAGTACCTTTGCCAGCGAGTTTGTCGGATTGGTAAATCCTTCTACCGGATTGGAGACAGGCACATTGCAACCGTTGGTCCATTGCCTGACAACTGTGAAGAAAGCGAGTATATAAAAAAGCGAGTATATACTTGCAAAGCGAGTATACTACTTCGATATTGTCATCGACTATATCTCACAGGATGGTcgagttttttttcttcagcttTGTAGTTGACAAAAGTGACGAAGCTAATAAGGCTGTCCATGGAAACATTTCTTCTACTCGTCTTGCAAGCGAGACCACCTCTGCAAGGTTTTGCGGATACTGTCAACGAGCCGTGACACCCGGTGGCAACTGCGACGGCTTGGTCCATACCGATGCTTGTCTCATCTACCAAGAATCATTTGTTCATTATCCTTACTGTGTTGCCGTTGCTGATGAGTGGTTCCCTGTTGGATGCTTTATTGGAGATGTGTCTAATGCTGAATAATCTATACTTATCCAACATACTCAACCTCCAGAGCTGCTGTTGGTTGAACATATATTTGGAGATATTTTCCTCTCTTTAGTAGAAAGTAGCGCTCGATCTTAGGCAAGCTTGATCATAGCTAGAAAGTGAATGTATGAAAGGAAGTACTCCTATATTCTGTCTGCATGTACTTTGAGAATCTTGTCATCAATAATCGCTTTACATGATTCAGTTATACAGTGATTTGTATTTCTTAGCTTAGCTCTACTGTGGGGTTCTAATAAGGTGACGATTTTATTAGAACAGTGAGGCCGCCGATGAACAGTGAGAACACATTGAGATCAGGGTCTCGTCAGCCTGATCATTCCAATAAGATCACGATTTTAACCGTTGCATTTTCAGGATTCACACCGCAATTCAGAAACAGCATCAAGGTTTTTTAGGACTCTGATCAAATGCTTTCTAATTACAGACTTCTCCCTATACCACCTAACAAACAGTGGCTGATCTGATCTGACCTGAAACAAACAGTGGTTCGTTCAGATTAAGATGAATTCAAACTCTATCCTGACGTGAACATGTCTCCTGCGCGTGCTAACATCAAGGCCTCCTGTGCCAACATATCAAGCAACTTTGTAATAGTGATCAATCTTCCCCCAAATCAAATCCAGATATCAGAACAAACACAGATTCAGCTCAAGTGGAGAAGCACAGATTCAGGTGAGAGTGACAGCACATTGAGACCAGGGTCTCATCACCATCAGAAGTTATCATTCCAATAGGATCAAAATTTTGTTAACCATTGGATTCAGAATTCATGACCACAATTGAGAATaacatcaaaattttaagaATCAATCATATGTGTTCTAATAAGTCTTCTTCTCCTAGACCCCCTGATAAGCAGTGTCTGATCTGACCAGAAACAAGAAAGAATGTTCCCAAGCAAGCAACATTCTACTCTAGATTGAATCCAGAAATCAGAACAACCAATAACTATACCAACTgcagatttaaaaaaaataactatatcAATGCATCAACATTCCCAAATGGACAGAGGAAGCAGAGCCATATTAGTACACCACATTCCCAAATCCCAGCAAACAAGCAATGTTAGTAAgcaataccccccccccccccccccccccccccccccggatcGAGAGCAGATATCAGAACaatcaacaatatcatcaatgcATCAAGTTTACTAGGACTCAAAAATCAAATTCAGGAGTTCTAGTCCCTGACAACGAAAACTCGCAGTGGTTCATCTGACCAGAACAGAAACAAACAGTACTGGTCCCAAATCCCAAGCAGCTGCCAGCAAGCAATTTTCATAAGCAATCTTCCCCCAGATGAAGAGCAGATAACAGAACAGTAAACAATATCATCACTGCATCAAGTTTATTAGGACTCAAAATCAAATTCATGGGTTCTAGTAATCTTCTTCCCCTAGACCCTGACAACGAAAACTCGCAGTGGTTCATCTGaccaaaaaagaaacaaaaagtgTACTGGTCCTTGGTCGAATTCAGATTCGGATGGATTCACGAGTCGAATCAAATCAAACGCATGACTAGAGTAGACTCGATCTAGCAACAAAAAACGCAGTGGTTCATCTGACCACAACAGAAGCAAAACAGCTGACCAGATGATTCGGATGGATTCAGTCATATGATCCAGACTCTAACCTGACGTGTTTCCTCCGCGAGCGTTGTAAGATGAAGGACTCCCCCCTCCCATGGCGCTGCTCCTCGATCCTATACACCGCCATGGCAATACTTGCAGTTGAGCCCGTACCTGCACCAtcccttggcggcggcgagctccgggcACGGacgtcccccgccgccgactcTCATCTCCGGCACAATTCGTTGCTCCTCCTCGCCATGAGAGTAGCGACACGCTCCCCCGTTGTGGcacctccccttcctccacTTGCTGCACAACGCAGTCTTGTGGTGGGCATTGGCAACACCCATGGCGCCGGCGACcgcgggtgcgggtgcgggtgcggggACGGGAGCGGGTGCGGGCAGCAGCGGCGGGAAGTTGACGGCgtaggagctcgccgccgccgccgaaggagTTTTGTCGGTGTCGCTCCCCTGCTGGCCAGCAGAGCTGGAGGACGACGAGCTAGATGCGGGTTTGTCCCCGGCGTAGGAGACCCCCTTGCCCttgtcgctgccgctgccgctgccgccattgGAGGTGGTGATGCGGCCGTGTTGGGGACCGGCGTTGATCATTCCTCTCTTGGAGTCGTCGAGGATATCGGAGCCTGAACCGATGGTCTTCTCGCCGTGGAGGTCGTCGGGGTGAGCTCCGCCGCGCTGGTCTTGCCGGGGTAGGTGACGTGGGTCGTGGTCGTGATTGTCAGGAGCCCCGTCACCCTGCACCTGTGCGGAAGAGGATCCCATGGTGCCCGCCGGTGCGGGTGCCggggcggggacgggggcgGCGCGGTGCTCGTGCAGCGGCGGGAAGTTGACGTCGTAGGATCTCTTTGCCAGCGCCGCCAATGGAGCCATGTCGGTGTCGGAGGCTTCCTTCCCCTGTTGGTCAGATGGACCGACGTCGGGGACCTCGCTCTTCTCGCCGGGGAGGTCGTGGAGGTGAGCCTCGCCGCGCTGGTCTTGCCGGGGCCGGTCGTGGTGGTGGTCATGAGCCCCGCCACCCTGGTCATGGCGAGCCCGAGCCCGCGCCCGCTCGTCGTTGGCCGCGTCGCGGATGCCGTAGGCCACGTCCGTCGGCTCGTACGTGCCGGGGGGGAAGTGGGAGTAGGTGggcccgccctcgccgccggtgacgccATCGACGGCGGAGACTCGCCGGGACGGGGAGGCGTTGGCTTGATCTGGATCACcggtggggaggcggcggcggccgttggGATCGGCCATCTCGATGGAGGGCGAGCGAGGCGAGGCGTGTGATTTCAAATGGGGGCGTGGACGCGTGGTGGGGTCAGACcgtcagagagagagaaagaggctGTCTTATATAGGCGAGGGGTAGCTTGCGCTGTACGACAGCGTCCACGGTGCAAGTTGCTGGCGAGCTCGGGGTTGAGAAGCTTCGAGTCGCGCTTGCTTTGCTCTGGGCGAAGGAAGAAGGTGAAGCAAGGTTTAGTGGGCCAAAAGATATTTGCTTTCGGCCCAAAGTAAGTTCATCACAGATGTGGTCTTTTTTACTTGAGGAACACGAATGGGCTCCCAGAGAAGCCACATGGGCCATTCCGTATTTCCAAAGTAATTTTGTAGGAGATCGAAATGTCCATTCATTTGTAAATTTTTCCAGGGAGTGCAAAGAAATTTTTTCCATGGCATTTAAGTTTTAGAAAGGGACGTGACTGTAACGAGATCGTCGCTGGTTAGGCATATCCAGCGACCTCACTTTGGTTGCTACTAGTACACTGAATAGTGCATGCCCGTAGCTGGTTAAGTCTAAGCAACCAAAGTGAGGTCGCTGTTATAAAACAAAAATTTAGTTGCACTActttatttttaaacaaaagGTTCAGTCTGAGTACTGCTTTGTTGAGACAGGTTTAATTGTACCCTGCATGGTGTGGCTGCATGCAGAAAATGTACAAACTTATAAATCTAACTGAAAATATCTGAGATATACTCCGTAATTCACAAGTTCAGTTCCAACTAATGTTCCATCAAGGTTTCTCTTGTTCCTGCACTAGTAGTTTCATATATGTGATGACGATTCTCAGAACAGTTTATGAACCTTTCTAGCTGAGTAAGATCCATGTGCATATATTGGAATGTCAAACTGCATATCAATTATTAGCCGAGTAAGCTGTTACTACAACCAACTCTTTCACCAGTCACACACTGTTCATCTGATCTGAGTATGAACACAAATATTGAAATATATCACTCACCTGATCTGAGTCCGAACACAACCAGGAAAGCAAGCAGCAATACTTGATGGAGATAACGGAATCCAAAAACCAGAATTCAAGCACACAAATCAACAATATGATCAATGCATCAAGTTTTTCTCAGGACGGACACTACTAGTCGAATCAAACCAAATGGGTTCAAGACGGATCGACCTGAGAACAACAGAAAACACGCAGTGGTTCATCGATCTGACCACCCACAAACAGAAACAAAACATCTGATTCAGACATTCAGTAAGATCATCATCATCGAGACTCCGAAACTGGGCGTTTCCTCCGATCCTGATCCTCCATTCCTATGAACGATCAAGGACCAACATCATGGAGTCTAGTGCAGTTGACTCCATTCCTGCACTGTCCCAACAAGTAGTCCGTGTACCGATGTCCGCGGTCGGTCGTCTTCTTCACTGCCACCCTTATCTGATCCTCCAAGCCGTGGGCGTCATGACAGCCGTTCCCATTTGGGCATTCCCCATCCTGCATCCACCGCTCGCACAGCCGCGCCTTGCGGCTTCTCTCGTCATCGtcggtggccgtggccgtggccgtggcggtggcggtggcggtggcggtggcggcgccggtgcaggTGCGGGTGCTGGGGCGGGGGCGTCGGGGAGAAGTAGCGGGTAGTCGACGTCGTTGAGCTCGCCGACGTTCTTCTCATCGGCTCCAGTAGTTGGTGTCCCCGGCGTCGTAGGAGGAGACGCAGACCCCTCTGCCGATGGAGATGgagggtgtggcggcggcggcggtggatcctcTCCGTCCGCGTCggtagcggcagcggcgcggctgCTGGCGGAGGGCGTCATCGAACGCTGCTGCATGTTCCCGACTGCAAAGTTCCACTCGTCGGAAGCAGGGGGTTGTTGCTGCGAGGAGAAAACGCCGGCGAACTGGCTGACGTCGGACAAGTCGAGATCctgaaaagagaaaaacaattGGGAATTAGTCATCGAATCAATTCACAATAATAATAATGCCGGCGTCAAATCAATTCGACAGTGAACTCACTAGGTCAGGGTGAGGAACCGAATAGCTtctgctggcggcggcgacgcctgTCCTGATCTTTGATTGCAGATCATTGTAACTGTGAGCGTCAAAGCAATCGCATCCCAAATCACAGTAGTCGTCGCCTCCATACATGTATCGCCAGCAGAGCACGGTCTTGGGATCATGAAGGCAGTGAGCGAATCCCGTGTCTTCCCACAGAGCATCCCAACCCCATGCAGCACCCTGTGCTTCTGCAATCACATCcagccgcggggaggaggagaaatcTCTGgcgttgtcgtcgccggcggaggAGTTGATcatgtcgacggcggcggaggcggagcccgACTTGACGTGGTCCTGAGGAAACTGGCCGATGGGGAGTAAGGGATTGTCGCGGTTGGCGGGGACGTAGATGGTGTCGCGGCTGCTGGGGGCGAagtcggcggaggcggagcccaAGTTGAGGCGGCCTGGGGCaccggcggggaggcggcggtggtggccgttGGGATCGGCCATGTCGGTGGAGGGGGCGAGGCGGTGTGATTTGAATTGAactgggggcggcggcggctgctgttCTGCCATGGTGTCGTGCAGCCATTCCAGCCAATCCCTGTAGCACTCGGCGGAAGCAGTGGGGAGTCGCGAGGAGGAAGCGCCGACGTACAGTGGGTTGACCATGTGCGGGTGAGCACCAGCGACAGCGAGGGCGGAGAGTTGATCATGGCGTCTCCGGCGTATGGGTTGGTCATGTACTGGTGAGCTCCAGCGGGAGCGCCGGAGGAGCTGAtcatggcgtcgccggcggcggaggcggagcccaAGTTGACGTGGTGGCCGATGGGGAGTAAGGGAACGTCGTGGTTGACGGGGACGTAGACGATGTCGCGGCTGCTGGGGgcgaagtcggcggcggcggtagggcCAGCGAGCACACTGGTGGCGCCGCGGGGaacggccgcggcgagggcgaggctcCTGGTAGTAGCGCCGGTGCCGGCCGCGGCGCCTGACCCGAACATCATCCTGCCGGCGAGCCCGGCGCCCTCCACCATCCGAGGAACGAATGGCGCCGCCCCGGAGTTGAGGCCATTGAAGCGGGatcccggcgaggaggaagaggtggcGCCTCCCGGCTGAGGCTCTCGACCATGGCCGGGGACGGGGAAGCGGGGGAAGTTTGGATTGGACATGTCGATCGAGCTCTCCTCTCGAATCTCGATCGATGGAGGCGGCCGCGCGGGCGTGGTTTGGTTTGAAATGAGGAGTGGTGGGGACGAAGgggtcagagagagagagagagagaggagatcagCTTCTTATATAGATGGAGGTAGCGTGCTCTGCACGGCAGcttccggcggcggtggttgctGCAGTGGTCGGAGGTGACAGGCTCGCCTCCACCTCTCCTGACAGACGATTCTGATCGCATCGCGCATCGCACATCGCATAGGTGATGTCCACCCACTGGTGGTGGCAGGCCAAGAACCTATATCCATGGCTTCTCCCCGAATCGTTTTGGGTTGGGTTGTCAAACCTTACGGTAAAGTGGTTTAACTATAGGGTTACCGTGAGGTTTCATCGTGGTTTTAAAAACTGACAAGGTTATCACACGTGATCACCATTGGTTTTGTAAATCCTGACTCCAAGTGACCAACAAGCAATCTTCACACGGGCCTCACTCCCTCCAATTGTTGGTTGGCGGCACAAGTCGTACGTACTACAACATCGGTGGTACGTTATTCACAACAATTAGGCCTTGTTTAATTAGTTCaggaaaaatttttgggtttggttgtcacattaaatatacggacacacatttgaaaagtattaaacgtagtctaataacaaaacaaattacagattccgtcagcctaattaatccatcattagcaaatgtttactgtagtaatacattatcaaatcatggcgcaattaggattaaaagattcgtcttgcaatttacacgcaatatgtgtaattggttttttcctacaattaatactccatgcatgtgtccaaacattccatgtgacagcgtgaaaatttttattttgggactaAACAGAGCCAATAAGtcatctactccctccctcTGTTCTATAAAATCCAAGTTATGTTTAGATACATAGTTAGAAGTTTTATGGGATATAATAAGGAATCTCATTGTCACtcaatctattatctattattatatattaaaagtccattaatctttctacaaacgctctcaagtagCCACGTG is a genomic window of Oryza glaberrima chromosome 7, OglaRS2, whole genome shotgun sequence containing:
- the LOC127778289 gene encoding zinc finger CCCH domain-containing protein 47; translated protein: MADPNGRRRLPTGDPDQANASPSRRVSAVDGVTGGEGGPTYSHFPPGTYEPTDVAYGIRDAANDERARARARHDQGGGAHDHHHDRPRQDQRGEAHLHDLPGEKSEVPDVGPSDQQGKEASDTDMAPLAALAKRSYDVNFPPLHEHRAAPVPAPAPAPAGTMGSSSAQVQGDGAPDNHDHDPRHLPRQDQRGGAHPDDLHGEKTIGSGSDILDDSKRGMINAGPQHGRITTSNGGSGSGSDKGKGVSYAGDKPASSSSSSSSAGQQGSDTDKTPSAAAASSYAVNFPPLLPAPAPVPAPAPAPAVAGAMGVANAHHKTALCSKWRKGRCHNGGACRYSHGEEEQRIVPEMRVGGGGRPCPELAAAKGWCRYGLNCKYCHGGV